One window of Thiomicrorhabdus lithotrophica genomic DNA carries:
- a CDS encoding RNA polymerase factor sigma-54, producing MALMPGLQINMGQQLKLTPQLQQSIKILQYSALEVQQTIETTLETNFMLEMDEGFDQEIEENEELENQEAKNDSTEKESTPVDEAPLDINQSETIKDDMEVDCDWEDVYSDHTPSSSSQSSEEYASAETYTASEESLHDHLYWQSEIYPWADDESVIASYIIDDINEEGYLSSSLEDITLSISQNEPDVIVSVAEVEAVLMVIQQFEPTGVGARTVQESLLLQLATHPKTPYVVTAIQLINENFDWLSFHDSKRIKKLYGLDDEQLGQLIKLIQTLNPRPGRDYSSTQSEVIVPDLRLRRVKTGWLVELNANAFPRLSINSAYIELASSLKNDEQSKQIKEQLIEAKGLIKSIHSRGETLLRVGKFIVQKQEQFFEEGEHAMQPLVLREVADHLELHESTISRATNQKYIQTPRGTFELKYFFSTGVSQYGSADQSAIAIKAHIKELIDAEDPKKPLSDSKLMSLLEEKEIVVARRTIAKYREALKIPSSSERKKLNQFKF from the coding sequence ATGGCACTAATGCCCGGCTTACAAATTAATATGGGTCAACAGTTAAAACTGACCCCTCAATTACAGCAGTCGATCAAAATATTGCAGTATTCTGCTTTAGAAGTTCAGCAAACAATTGAAACAACACTCGAGACCAACTTCATGCTAGAAATGGATGAAGGCTTTGATCAAGAAATTGAAGAAAATGAAGAGCTCGAAAATCAAGAAGCTAAGAATGACAGTACTGAAAAAGAAAGCACACCAGTTGATGAAGCGCCATTAGATATTAACCAATCAGAAACAATCAAAGATGACATGGAAGTCGATTGTGATTGGGAAGATGTTTATTCAGACCATACCCCCTCTTCCTCTTCGCAAAGCTCTGAAGAGTATGCCAGCGCAGAAACTTACACTGCGTCTGAAGAAAGCCTACATGATCATTTATATTGGCAGTCTGAGATTTACCCTTGGGCGGATGATGAGTCTGTAATCGCTTCTTACATCATTGATGATATTAATGAAGAAGGATATTTATCGAGTAGCTTAGAGGATATTACCCTTTCAATCTCCCAAAATGAACCTGATGTTATCGTTTCAGTTGCGGAGGTTGAAGCCGTGCTAATGGTTATACAACAATTTGAACCGACGGGTGTTGGCGCTAGGACTGTTCAAGAAAGCCTACTACTACAGCTGGCTACACATCCTAAAACACCTTATGTTGTTACTGCCATTCAATTAATTAACGAAAACTTCGATTGGTTATCTTTCCACGACTCTAAACGCATTAAAAAACTATATGGTTTAGATGATGAGCAACTTGGGCAGTTGATTAAGTTAATTCAAACCTTAAACCCAAGACCAGGGCGTGATTATTCAAGTACACAATCTGAAGTCATCGTGCCTGATCTTAGGTTGCGAAGAGTTAAAACGGGTTGGCTAGTTGAGCTTAATGCGAATGCATTTCCCCGTTTATCAATAAATTCAGCCTACATTGAATTAGCAAGTAGCTTAAAAAATGATGAACAATCTAAGCAAATCAAAGAACAACTTATTGAAGCTAAAGGCCTTATTAAAAGCATACATAGCAGAGGCGAAACTTTATTGCGTGTTGGTAAATTTATTGTCCAAAAGCAAGAACAATTCTTTGAAGAAGGTGAACATGCAATGCAACCTTTAGTTCTAAGAGAAGTTGCTGACCATTTGGAGTTACATGAATCGACTATTTCACGTGCCACTAACCAAAAATATATACAAACGCCTCGTGGTACCTTTGAACTTAAATACTTCTTCTCTACTGGTGTTAGTCAATATGGTAGCGCTGATCAATCAGCCATTGCTATCAAGGCACACATCAAAGAACTTATTGATGCGGAAGACCCTAAAAAACCGCTAAGTGATAGTAAACTGATGAGTTTATTGGAGGAAAAAGAGATTGTAGTTGCTCGAAGAACCATTGCTAAGTACCGAGAAGCTTTAAAAATTCCATCTTCTAGTGAGCGAAAGAAACTTAATCAATTTAAGTTCTAA
- the arsC gene encoding arsenate reductase (glutaredoxin) (This arsenate reductase requires both glutathione and glutaredoxin to convert arsenate to arsenite, after which the efflux transporter formed by ArsA and ArsB can extrude the arsenite from the cell, providing resistance.), with product MKSATIYHNPRCSKSRSALSILNENGFDVTEVRYLETPPSISDLKELCQLMNKIPFEIVRTGESLFKELGLSKSDNKSDDEWFQVLAQNPKLIERPIIKIGDKVILGRPPENVLLIM from the coding sequence ATGAAATCAGCTACCATTTATCACAATCCAAGATGCTCTAAAAGTAGGAGTGCGTTATCAATCCTCAATGAAAATGGATTTGATGTAACTGAAGTACGATACTTAGAAACACCACCGAGTATTAGTGACCTAAAAGAACTCTGTCAATTAATGAATAAAATACCATTTGAAATAGTCAGAACGGGCGAAAGCTTATTCAAAGAACTTGGATTAAGTAAAAGCGACAACAAATCTGATGATGAATGGTTTCAAGTGTTAGCACAAAACCCGAAGTTAATCGAAAGGCCAATAATTAAGATTGGTGATAAGGTCATTTTGGGTCGACCACCAGAAAATGTTTTACTGATTATGTAA
- the xseB gene encoding exodeoxyribonuclease VII small subunit, producing MTQSAESFKENYQKLQEIAQKLANSGEVDIDELVPMVDDATRAYQLCKSRIEAVESALNTRLETETSAETED from the coding sequence ATGACGCAATCAGCTGAAAGTTTTAAAGAAAATTATCAAAAGTTACAAGAAATCGCTCAAAAACTAGCAAATAGTGGTGAGGTTGATATTGATGAGTTAGTTCCAATGGTAGATGATGCAACAAGAGCCTACCAGTTGTGTAAATCTAGAATAGAGGCCGTTGAATCGGCTTTAAATACACGCCTAGAAACTGAGACTAGCGCTGAGACTGAGGATTAA
- the xseA gene encoding exodeoxyribonuclease VII large subunit has product MTFLEVPFREKDQAKALGARWDAVSKRWYVPEALQNEIDSFQKWLPQSPSLLNNTENSSLSLGLDSVGFVEPSNKEQQKGTKLSVVLNKVQATLRQGFPGGVWIVAEIANINTRRGHIYLELTETSDNGQVVASCRAMIWQSQADRLLQRFATETGSELSIGQKVLILAEVSFHEQYGFSFTIQDLDPSYTLGELEQKLAKIRQNLIKKGLYQLNKNYRLPSDYFRIAVIAPPEAAGLGDFRADADQLQLNKLCEFKYFYSSFQGERVESEMQAAITAVRSLHQTNSFDALVIIRGGGAKLDLNMLNIESLAETLCSIELPILSGIGHERDNTILDEIAHTRFDTPSKVIGFIKNQIIQQAQNAQSNWVNIEQSSRIQVQRLAHKINKLNHEITQNSLSCVYRWQKSVEPINFEIRRLSENKINRVANNIDSLYQTISSEVRRNLNLVESEIGQLKEMVTQEAKRTVATQKQQIIQSIAFILSSGPKSQLNRGFSMVKDVNGKPITTAKQALEHTEIELEFSDGIIQAEVSKNQKIKH; this is encoded by the coding sequence ATGACCTTTTTAGAAGTCCCTTTTAGAGAAAAAGATCAAGCTAAGGCTTTGGGTGCGCGCTGGGACGCTGTTAGCAAACGTTGGTATGTACCAGAAGCTTTACAAAATGAAATAGATTCGTTTCAAAAATGGTTACCCCAAAGTCCAAGCTTACTAAATAATACTGAAAACTCATCTCTATCGCTTGGACTTGATTCCGTTGGTTTTGTTGAGCCCAGCAACAAAGAACAGCAAAAGGGCACTAAGCTTTCAGTTGTTCTCAATAAAGTGCAAGCCACTTTAAGGCAAGGCTTTCCAGGTGGCGTTTGGATTGTTGCTGAAATAGCGAACATTAATACACGTAGAGGTCATATCTATCTCGAGTTAACTGAAACCAGTGACAATGGCCAAGTGGTAGCAAGTTGCAGGGCAATGATTTGGCAAAGTCAGGCGGATAGACTATTACAGCGCTTTGCCACAGAGACTGGAAGTGAATTATCCATCGGACAAAAAGTTTTAATCCTCGCAGAAGTGAGTTTTCACGAGCAGTATGGCTTTTCTTTTACCATACAAGACTTAGATCCAAGCTACACGCTAGGAGAGCTTGAACAAAAATTAGCTAAAATTCGACAAAACTTGATTAAAAAGGGTCTCTATCAGTTAAATAAGAATTATCGCTTGCCTAGCGATTATTTTAGGATTGCGGTTATTGCCCCTCCTGAAGCCGCTGGTTTAGGCGATTTTAGGGCTGATGCAGATCAGTTACAACTGAATAAGCTCTGCGAATTTAAATACTTCTACAGTAGTTTTCAAGGTGAAAGGGTTGAAAGTGAAATGCAAGCAGCTATTACAGCTGTTCGCTCACTTCATCAAACCAACTCTTTTGATGCGCTGGTTATCATTCGTGGCGGTGGAGCTAAGCTGGATTTAAATATGCTTAATATTGAATCGCTTGCCGAAACTCTATGTAGTATTGAGCTACCCATTTTGTCAGGTATTGGTCATGAGCGTGATAATACAATCCTAGATGAAATTGCGCACACGCGTTTTGATACGCCAAGCAAAGTAATTGGCTTTATCAAGAATCAAATTATTCAGCAGGCGCAGAATGCACAAAGCAATTGGGTAAATATCGAGCAATCAAGCCGAATCCAAGTACAGCGTTTAGCGCATAAAATTAACAAGTTAAACCATGAAATCACCCAAAACAGTTTGAGTTGTGTTTATCGCTGGCAAAAAAGTGTCGAGCCAATTAATTTTGAAATTAGACGTTTAAGTGAAAATAAAATTAATCGTGTGGCCAATAATATTGATTCGCTTTATCAAACGATTAGCTCTGAAGTTAGACGTAATTTAAACTTGGTAGAAAGCGAAATAGGGCAGTTAAAAGAAATGGTTACTCAAGAGGCCAAACGCACTGTTGCCACACAAAAACAACAGATAATACAGTCCATAGCATTTATTCTCAGCTCAGGCCCTAAGTCTCAGTTAAATAGGGGATTTAGCATGGTAAAAGATGTGAATGGCAAGCCTATAACCACAGCAAAGCAGGCTTTAGAACACACTGAAATCGAGCTAGAATTTAGTGATGGAATCATTCAAGCAGAAGTATCAAAAAATCAAAAAATTAAACATTAA
- the dusA gene encoding tRNA dihydrouridine(20/20a) synthase DusA: MNYPNLSQEAIIKNRTHSSSAVGFSVAPMLDWTDKHCRYFHRQLTSQAWLYSEMVTTGAIIYGDNLPRFLGHNDEDVPVVLQLGGSDSKDLATCAKLGEEWGYSEVNLNVGCPSDRVQNNMIGACLFGHPELVAENVVAMKAKVNIPVTVKTRIGIDEQEDFETLHNFVKGLDNAGVDGLIIHARKAWLQGLSPKENREIPPLRYDWVHRIKAEFPNLDIAINGGIKSHEEALEHFQNYQEFPPVDGVMLGRTAYEKPYMLSEVDKLYYGAEPSVITREQVLQNMYPYIETHLSNGGKLIQVSRHMLGLFHGLPGGRIWRRHMSENAFKSTSGIEIIEQAYELVSAEIKRMEDRV, from the coding sequence ATAAATTACCCTAATCTATCTCAAGAGGCGATCATCAAAAATCGGACTCATTCAAGTAGCGCAGTAGGTTTTAGCGTTGCGCCCATGCTGGATTGGACAGATAAGCATTGTCGCTATTTTCATCGTCAGCTAACTAGCCAGGCCTGGTTATATTCAGAGATGGTAACAACCGGCGCGATTATTTATGGAGATAACCTTCCTAGGTTTTTAGGTCATAATGATGAAGACGTACCTGTTGTTTTACAGTTAGGCGGTAGCGATTCCAAAGACTTAGCAACTTGCGCTAAACTTGGTGAAGAGTGGGGATATTCTGAAGTAAATCTTAATGTCGGTTGCCCAAGCGATCGTGTGCAGAATAATATGATTGGTGCTTGTCTATTTGGTCATCCTGAACTTGTCGCAGAAAATGTCGTTGCAATGAAAGCTAAGGTTAATATTCCAGTTACCGTAAAAACTCGAATAGGAATTGACGAGCAAGAAGATTTTGAGACTTTGCATAATTTTGTAAAAGGGTTAGATAATGCTGGTGTTGATGGCTTGATTATTCATGCCCGTAAAGCCTGGTTGCAAGGTTTATCTCCTAAAGAGAATCGTGAAATACCCCCTTTAAGATATGACTGGGTTCACAGAATTAAGGCCGAATTTCCAAATTTAGATATTGCTATTAATGGCGGAATTAAAAGCCATGAAGAGGCTTTAGAGCACTTTCAAAATTATCAAGAATTTCCACCTGTAGATGGTGTTATGCTCGGGCGTACGGCTTATGAAAAACCTTATATGCTATCAGAAGTTGATAAGCTTTATTATGGCGCTGAACCTTCAGTGATTACAAGAGAGCAAGTCTTGCAAAACATGTACCCTTATATTGAGACGCATCTTTCTAATGGCGGCAAACTCATTCAAGTGTCCCGTCACATGCTTGGTTTATTTCATGGCTTACCAGGAGGACGAATTTGGCGTCGTCACATGTCGGAAAATGCTTTTAAATCGACATCAGGTATTGAAATTATTGAGCAAGCTTACGAACTGGTTAGTGCTGAAATCAAAAGAATGGAAGATAGGGTATGA
- a CDS encoding RelA/SpoT family protein, which translates to MKTVQQLYEDVFKDFTLTEAQQARCMQACAMSLESDNLPEKGSVRSYLVAEILACLKLDQETLIAALVSDANLEAIYPIENIVELFGQSTAKLVKGVRKLNKFKDFDVDRKPDDIQNERLRQMLLAMTSDIRIMIMKLAYRVARLRELKHESEQVRHQIAAETELIFSPLANRLGIAQLKWELEDLSFRYLHPDEYKDIAKQLQSKRSERENYIGIVLDTLDEMLKAHNISAKITGRPKHIYSIWKKMKRKNLPIDELYDLRAVRIYVDSVQMCYETLSLIHSRWNYVRDEFDDYITTPKENGYQSIHTVIIGPQGQTVEIQIRTPEMHHSAEYGIAAHWRYKEGGDSQFDENLERSIANIRQLLENSEDPEIFKEISTELQSKHIYIMTPQNEIITLRQGATPLDFAYQIHTELGHRCRGAKINGRIQPLSHVLNTGDKVEVLTIKNGEPSRNWLNPNLGYLTSSSARNKVRNWFNKQNKVENISTGESLFNREIKRLHAESVTSSKIAKRFKYETIETFFEDVGKGRINERQLTNAIQSVLRPEQTQSKQQRTFGFDASTDKLEQAQAYVIGAVHLTTHLAPCCTPKPFDDIVGFVTRGRGVTIHKHDCANILNLSHDDQRRIIEVSWDKNQAEKPCFNAELQVIAFDRKGLLRDVMSALTDLDINLIASQTKTNTQENSVNMSLTLELDYATNLGDLLDYIEMIPNIESVSIKTE; encoded by the coding sequence ATGAAAACCGTCCAGCAACTTTACGAAGATGTCTTTAAAGACTTTACTTTAACAGAAGCCCAGCAAGCCCGTTGCATGCAGGCTTGTGCAATGTCTTTGGAATCAGATAATCTGCCTGAAAAAGGCAGTGTTAGAAGTTATTTAGTAGCAGAAATTCTTGCCTGTCTTAAACTGGATCAAGAAACATTGATTGCTGCTCTGGTTAGTGATGCTAACTTGGAAGCAATATACCCTATCGAAAACATTGTTGAGCTTTTTGGTCAATCAACTGCAAAACTTGTTAAAGGTGTTCGAAAACTCAATAAATTCAAAGACTTTGATGTAGATCGTAAACCTGATGATATTCAGAATGAGCGACTAAGACAAATGTTGCTAGCCATGACTTCTGATATCAGAATTATGATTATGAAGCTTGCCTACCGTGTTGCACGCTTAAGAGAACTAAAACATGAAAGTGAGCAAGTTCGTCATCAAATCGCCGCTGAAACTGAGCTTATTTTTTCACCTCTTGCAAACCGCTTAGGGATTGCTCAGTTGAAATGGGAATTAGAAGATCTTTCATTTCGCTACCTACATCCCGATGAGTACAAGGACATTGCAAAACAACTGCAATCGAAACGTTCTGAACGCGAAAATTACATTGGAATCGTTTTAGATACACTTGATGAAATGTTAAAAGCTCATAATATTTCAGCCAAAATCACTGGTCGCCCTAAACATATATACAGCATCTGGAAAAAGATGAAGCGTAAGAACTTACCTATAGATGAGCTTTACGATCTTCGTGCTGTGCGTATTTATGTTGATAGCGTACAAATGTGCTACGAAACTTTAAGCTTAATCCATAGTCGCTGGAACTATGTTAGAGATGAGTTTGATGATTATATAACCACACCTAAAGAGAATGGTTACCAGTCAATACATACCGTGATTATTGGCCCTCAAGGTCAAACCGTAGAGATTCAAATACGTACTCCAGAAATGCATCACAGTGCTGAATACGGTATCGCTGCCCACTGGCGTTACAAGGAGGGTGGAGATAGCCAGTTCGACGAGAACCTTGAGCGAAGTATTGCAAACATAAGGCAACTTTTAGAAAACTCTGAAGATCCTGAAATTTTCAAAGAAATCAGTACAGAGCTGCAGAGTAAGCATATCTATATCATGACACCTCAGAATGAGATCATTACTTTAAGACAAGGCGCTACCCCACTCGATTTTGCTTATCAAATTCATACAGAGCTCGGTCATCGGTGCCGTGGTGCAAAAATCAATGGGCGAATTCAACCGCTAAGTCACGTTCTAAACACGGGTGATAAAGTTGAAGTTCTAACTATTAAAAACGGCGAACCTAGTCGTAACTGGCTGAATCCTAACCTTGGTTATTTAACTAGCAGCAGTGCTAGAAACAAGGTTAGAAATTGGTTTAACAAGCAAAACAAAGTTGAAAATATCTCTACAGGTGAATCCTTATTTAATCGTGAAATCAAGCGCTTACATGCTGAAAGTGTTACTAGTTCTAAAATTGCTAAACGCTTTAAGTATGAAACGATTGAAACGTTTTTTGAAGATGTCGGTAAAGGTCGTATTAATGAACGCCAATTAACCAATGCCATTCAATCCGTACTCCGGCCTGAGCAAACACAGTCTAAGCAACAACGAACCTTTGGTTTTGATGCCTCTACTGATAAGCTAGAACAGGCTCAAGCCTATGTTATTGGGGCGGTACACTTAACTACTCACTTAGCGCCCTGCTGCACTCCAAAACCGTTCGATGATATTGTAGGCTTTGTCACTCGCGGTCGCGGCGTAACCATTCATAAGCATGATTGTGCAAATATTTTAAACCTTTCGCATGATGATCAGCGACGCATTATTGAAGTTTCTTGGGACAAGAACCAGGCAGAAAAACCCTGCTTCAATGCAGAGCTACAAGTCATTGCCTTTGACCGTAAAGGTCTTCTTAGAGATGTTATGTCAGCTTTGACGGATTTAGATATCAACTTAATAGCCTCTCAAACCAAAACCAATACCCAAGAGAATAGCGTAAACATGAGTCTGACTCTAGAGCTCGATTACGCAACCAATCTAGGTGACCTATTGGATTATATTGAGATGATTCCTAATATTGAATCAGTTTCAATTAAAACTGAGTAG
- the gltX gene encoding glutamate--tRNA ligase, which yields MIRTRFAPSPTGYLHIGGVRTALYSWLYAKKQGGEFTLRIEDTDLERSTEESVNAILEGMSWLGLDYDHGPIYQTHRFERYKEVIQQLFDKGLAYYCYATPEELDAMREAQKAAGEKPRYDGSYRDFSGEPPTGIDPVIRFKNPLDGDVVIDDLVKGQVIINNKELDDLIIARPDGTPTYNFTVVVDDWDMGMTHVIRGDDHLNNTPRQINLYKAIGAEVPKFAHIPMVLGEDGSRLSKRHGAVSVLQYKEEGFLPEALLNYLVRLGWSYGDQEVFSMDEMVKYFDLNSVNSSPSTFDTAKLTWINEQHIKTAPAEHLATHLSSFVAQLGCDLSQGPELSEVANILRDRAKTLVEMAQGAIYFYNDFEAFEAGAAKKHLRPAAEEALTLVLEKLEALSEWKAEAIHNVINATAEALEVGMGKVGMPLRVAITGGGQSPAIDATAELIGQDRCIKRLKMALEFIEKRKEAQ from the coding sequence GTGATTCGTACACGCTTTGCACCTAGTCCAACCGGTTATTTACATATCGGTGGCGTTAGAACAGCACTTTATTCATGGCTATATGCTAAAAAACAAGGTGGTGAATTTACGCTACGCATTGAAGATACTGACTTAGAACGTTCTACAGAAGAATCTGTCAATGCCATATTAGAAGGTATGAGTTGGCTAGGTTTGGATTATGATCACGGGCCAATCTATCAAACACATCGTTTTGAACGATATAAAGAAGTCATTCAGCAACTGTTTGATAAAGGTTTAGCCTACTACTGTTACGCCACTCCAGAAGAGCTCGACGCCATGCGTGAGGCACAGAAGGCTGCAGGAGAGAAACCACGTTATGACGGTAGTTACCGCGACTTTTCTGGGGAACCGCCTACTGGAATTGATCCTGTAATCCGTTTCAAAAACCCATTAGATGGTGATGTCGTTATTGATGACTTGGTTAAAGGCCAAGTTATTATCAACAACAAAGAGTTGGATGACCTAATTATTGCTCGCCCTGATGGCACGCCTACTTATAATTTTACCGTTGTTGTAGATGATTGGGATATGGGAATGACACACGTTATTCGTGGTGATGATCATCTTAATAATACTCCGCGTCAAATCAATCTCTATAAAGCTATTGGGGCAGAAGTACCTAAATTCGCACATATTCCAATGGTGCTTGGTGAGGATGGTAGTCGTCTATCCAAGCGCCATGGCGCAGTAAGTGTTCTTCAATATAAAGAAGAAGGGTTTCTACCTGAAGCACTTCTGAACTATTTAGTGCGTCTAGGTTGGTCTTACGGCGATCAAGAAGTCTTTTCAATGGATGAAATGGTCAAGTATTTTGACTTAAATTCCGTAAACAGCTCGCCATCCACCTTTGATACAGCTAAGCTTACTTGGATTAATGAACAGCATATTAAAACGGCACCCGCCGAACATCTAGCGACACACTTATCAAGCTTTGTTGCCCAGCTTGGTTGCGATTTAAGTCAAGGACCTGAATTGTCTGAAGTTGCCAATATTTTACGCGATAGAGCTAAAACGCTAGTTGAAATGGCACAAGGTGCAATTTATTTCTACAATGATTTTGAAGCGTTTGAAGCAGGAGCCGCTAAAAAGCATTTACGTCCCGCTGCAGAAGAAGCGCTTACTTTAGTTTTGGAAAAGCTTGAAGCATTGTCTGAATGGAAGGCTGAAGCCATTCATAATGTAATTAATGCGACTGCGGAAGCATTAGAAGTAGGTATGGGCAAAGTAGGCATGCCATTACGCGTTGCAATAACGGGTGGTGGGCAATCCCCAGCAATTGATGCAACTGCTGAGCTTATTGGTCAAGACCGTTGCATTAAACGTTTAAAAATGGCCCTAGAATTTATAGAGAAACGAAAAGAAGCTCAGTAA
- a CDS encoding SLAC1 anion channel family protein, whose amino-acid sequence MSVTENTRLAYFPINLFGAIMGYSGLTLGLKSAHEQLGIPISIFYFSALLSTLFFIIISITYLIKLVKHPKAVIAEFNHPVALHFFPTFSISLLLLSMIFKDLTYDISQLMWMLGTLIQSVLLLFILSNWIHHEKWQITHMTPAWFIPVVGSILVPIGAVYFANIEVAWFFFSIGLVFWVILNSIVMYRLFFHPPMLKILEPTLFILIAPPAVGFISYMSLQGMAGVNEFSRVLYYIALFLTMLLLSQVPRFIKVPFSLAWWAYTFPLAAITLASFIMYEQLELEFFSYLAIIILSILAALIIYLTLKTLLAIKHKKLCVAPAKPGQ is encoded by the coding sequence ATGTCAGTAACTGAAAATACCCGTCTTGCCTATTTCCCTATTAATCTGTTTGGTGCCATTATGGGGTATAGCGGCTTAACTCTTGGGCTGAAATCGGCTCATGAACAGCTTGGGATTCCAATCAGTATTTTCTATTTTTCAGCCCTTCTGAGCACACTATTTTTTATTATTATTTCAATTACCTACCTCATTAAGCTAGTAAAGCATCCTAAAGCTGTAATAGCTGAGTTCAACCATCCTGTTGCGCTACATTTTTTTCCAACCTTTAGCATTAGCTTATTATTGTTAAGCATGATTTTCAAAGACTTAACCTATGATATTTCGCAGCTAATGTGGATGCTAGGTACGCTTATTCAGTCTGTCTTATTATTATTTATATTAAGTAATTGGATTCATCACGAAAAATGGCAAATAACTCATATGACTCCAGCTTGGTTTATACCCGTTGTAGGTAGTATTCTTGTCCCTATTGGTGCTGTTTATTTTGCTAATATTGAAGTAGCTTGGTTCTTTTTTAGCATCGGGTTAGTATTTTGGGTTATTTTAAATAGCATTGTGATGTATCGTCTGTTTTTTCATCCACCTATGCTTAAAATATTAGAGCCGACCTTATTTATATTAATTGCACCACCTGCGGTCGGTTTTATCTCCTACATGAGCTTACAAGGAATGGCTGGGGTCAATGAATTTTCACGTGTTTTGTATTATATTGCTTTATTTTTAACCATGCTGTTATTGAGCCAAGTACCACGATTCATAAAAGTCCCCTTCTCTTTAGCTTGGTGGGCTTATACTTTCCCTTTAGCAGCAATTACTTTGGCAAGTTTTATTATGTACGAGCAATTGGAACTTGAGTTTTTTAGTTATCTAGCAATCATAATACTTTCAATATTAGCAGCCTTAATTATTTATTTAACACTTAAAACTTTGTTAGCGATTAAACACAAAAAGCTCTGCGTTGCTCCGGCAAAACCAGGTCAATAA